The region GGATTTCCCTGCCATAAATGTTCAATTCCGGTCTCCAGGTTTTTAAGGCTGGATAATTCAGCACCAATGGGATTGACTTTTATACTTAGAAATTCATTCTGTAATTCGTGCATTTGGGTTATTTTTTTCTTTTTCGGTTAGCATTTTTATCACCGCGGGTTTTTGGCTTTTTATACTTTTTGGCAATTTCCCTTCGGTAAGATCCACCAAGATTTTCTTTTCTGTTTTTCTCTTTTTTCTCGTGAAATGCAGGTCCCGGAGCATCTTCATCTTTATTTTTCCCGGGATTATTGATTTCATAAACCTTAGGTTGCTCTTCCGGAATTAATTCTGAAGAAATTTCAATTTCCGCTGGTAATTCTTCCTGCGGAACTTCCATTTTCATCAAAGCTTCAATTTTTTCAAGCGATTCCATTTCAGCTTCCGTAGTCATTAATATCGAATTCCCTTCCTTTTCGGCCCTTCCGGTACGGCCAATTCGGTGCATATAATTTTCAGGATATTTGGGCGTATCAAAATTAATCACATGACTCACCGATTCAATATCAAGTCCACGCGCCATAACATCGGTTGCTACTAAAATTCGGCAAAATCCGCTGCCAAATTGTTTGATGCTTCGCAGACGATAATTTTGAGTTTTATTGGAATGAATCACCGTGCATTCATCCCGGAAATACTGTTCTAATTCCGCGTAAAGTCGGTCGGCCATTCTTTTATAAGCTACAAAGATCAAAACCTTGGAGTAGGTTTCTTTATCTGCTAAAATATGTTTTAGCAGATTTACTTTAGTATAGAAATTCGGGATTTTATAACCGGTTTGTTTAATATTATCAAGTGGCGTTCCGCTGGCGGCTACAGAAATAGTTTGCGGACTTTTAAAATTAGCTTCGATTAGATTTTCAACATTTTCGGTAATAGTTGCTGAAAACATAATGTTTTGACGGTTCTCCGGAAGCAGTTCAAAGATATTATTGATCTGAAATTTAAAGCCCAGGTCTAACATTACATCTACTTCGTCTATCACTAATTTTTGAATAGATTTTAGCTGAAGCGCACGCCTAAGCACAAGATCGTATAATCTTCCCGGTGTTGCTACCACAATATCCTGCCCCCGCAAGAGCGATTGATGTTGAGTGTTCATATTTACGCCGCCGTAAATTCCGGTAGTGCGAACATTCATATAAGCAGTTAATTTTTCAATTTCTTCAGCTACCTGCACCACAAGTTCCCGTGTAGGTACTAAAACCAATACTCGCGGATTTTTTTGTTCCGAATATTTAAGCATTCGTAATATTGGAAGCATATAAGCAAAGGTTTTTCCGGTACCGGTTTGCGCGATTCCCACCATATCTTTCCCAGACATTATTGTAGAAAAAGATTCCTCTTGGATGGGCGTAGGCGTGTTAATGCCAATATCTTCCAGCGCATTGCGCAGGGGAGTGGTAATATTTAAATCCTGAAAAGTCACTAAATGAAGTTTTTATGAACTGGCAAAGTTAGTGAAACTCTAATTTAAAATTGCTGTAGGCAATTTTAAATTAGCTAGTTGAACTAATCCCGCTGCAGGGCGGGATCTCAACTCCTCAATATATCTTGAATAAATAAGTCGAATTTAAATTAGTTAGATGAACTAATCCCGTCGTAGAGCGGTATCAGCGAAATTTTACTTCAGTAATATCTAAAAATATATTTTGTATTTTTGAATAAAACCTGTTGTTATGGATTTGCAAA is a window of Salegentibacter salegens DNA encoding:
- a CDS encoding DEAD/DEAH box helicase, whose translation is MTFQDLNITTPLRNALEDIGINTPTPIQEESFSTIMSGKDMVGIAQTGTGKTFAYMLPILRMLKYSEQKNPRVLVLVPTRELVVQVAEEIEKLTAYMNVRTTGIYGGVNMNTQHQSLLRGQDIVVATPGRLYDLVLRRALQLKSIQKLVIDEVDVMLDLGFKFQINNIFELLPENRQNIMFSATITENVENLIEANFKSPQTISVAASGTPLDNIKQTGYKIPNFYTKVNLLKHILADKETYSKVLIFVAYKRMADRLYAELEQYFRDECTVIHSNKTQNYRLRSIKQFGSGFCRILVATDVMARGLDIESVSHVINFDTPKYPENYMHRIGRTGRAEKEGNSILMTTEAEMESLEKIEALMKMEVPQEELPAEIEISSELIPEEQPKVYEINNPGKNKDEDAPGPAFHEKKEKNRKENLGGSYRREIAKKYKKPKTRGDKNANRKRKK